Below is a window of Culturomica massiliensis DNA.
CTCGTGTTTAACATGATTTAAATATTTATTTAGTTATCAAATAGTCAACAAGTTATATGTATAAATTTAAAGTAGTGTAAAGAGGGAAAAGAAAGCAAAATAAAACGAGCGTTTTTACTGGATATAAAAGGATCTTTACTTTGTTTCATTTTGAAAGAGCATGGTTCTCCCGTAATAGTTTTGTATATTTTGTAGAAACAGATGGGTATAGCGTAATCATTTTACGCTATAGAAGATAATCGGACGAAAATAATTCTTTATCACCCAGATGACAGTAGAGCGAATGTTATACTTTTCGTACAGAATGGAAGTGTATGGTTGGAGATTTCATACAACAGTCTTGTTCCCATGATCATATTGCAATCTTTGAAAGAAAATAAAAAATTATTCAACAGACTTTTGAAATGTATAGTTAAATGAGTAAATTTGTTGCGCAGAATTGAATTTTCTTTATCATTCTGTTCCATAACCTGGGACTTACCGGGCGAAGCTGTAAACAGCAGTTTCATTGTATATGCATGTTAGATAGTCTGATCACTTCCAAAACTCGGATTAAATTACTTTTAAAGTTTTTTTTGAATTCATCCATGAAAGCCTATTTACGTGGGCTTGCAGATGAATTTGGCGAATCGACAAATGCTATTCGGTTGGAATTAAATCATTTGGAAGAAGCCGGTTTGTTATGTGCCGAATCTGAAGGGAATAAAAAGGTGTATCAAGCAAATCCACGGCATCCGCTTTTCGGAGATATTCGTAGTTTAGTACTAAAGCATAGTGGTATAACTCAAGTCATTGAAGGTGTAGTTGAGCGTGTCGGAGACATATCCCGTGTATGGGTTCGTGGAGATTTTGCTGTAGGTATTGATTCTAACCTGATCGACTTGGTTATTGTCGGAGAGAATATCGATATGGATTATTTCAATAGCCTTGTAAAAAAAGCAGAGGATTTGATAAAACGCAAAATTCATTGTACAATTATTTTTCCTGAGAAAGAAACAGATTACTTCACTCCCGAAGAAAAAAGGCTATTGATTTGGAAAAAATAAGTGAGACGAGGGCATTTTTCATGTATTATTTTCACCAATAAAACGCTCGTTTAAATTGGAAATATTCCGGCTTTGTTGTCACTTTAAATAATATTGATTAAAAATCTTAAAGACTTTATTTTATAATTTAATACGAACCCAGTTATGCAAAAAGTATTGGTAACCGGAGGAGATGGCTTTATCGGCTCTCATCTGACAGAAATGTTATTGGAACAGGGGTATGCAGTACGTGCCCTATCGTATTATAATTCATTCAATTACTGGGGATGGCTCGACAGTATGGAACATCCGCATCTGGAAGTGATAACCGGAGACGTAAGAGACCCACATTTTTGTAAACATATTACCCAAGGGATTGATGTCATTTTTCATTTGGCAGCCCTGATCGCAATCCCTTATTCGTATATAGCTCCGGATAGTTATGTCGACACCAACATCAAAGGTACACTGAATATTTGTCAGGCAGCCAAAGAAAACGGAGTGAAAAGGGTATTGGTCACTTCCACATCAGAAGTGTACGGAACAGCCCAATATGTACCCATTGACGAAAAGCATCCCAAACAGCCGCAGTCACCTTATTCAGCCACAAAAATCGGTGCAGATGCGATGGCGATGAGTTTTTATAATGCTTTTGAATTACCGGTTGTGATCGTACGGCCTTTCAACACCTATGGTCCCCGGCAGTCTGCCCGGGCTATCATACCCACCATCATCACCCAGATTGCTAACGGGAAAAAGGAAATCCTGTTAGGTGACCTGACACCTACCCGGGATTTTAATTTCGTAAAAGACACCTGTAAAGGCTTTATCGAATTATCGCAGTGTGATGCCGCTATCGGTCAGGAGGTGAACGTGTGCAGCAATTTTGAAATCTCGATGCGGGATACGTTGGAATTGATTGCCAAACTGATGAATTCCGATGTAAAATTCATAGAAGACGAACAACGTCTGCGCCCAAAAAATTCTGAAGTTTTCCGCTTATGGGGAGATAACAGCAAAATCAAGTCATTAACGGGATTTTGTCCGAAATATTCCATAGAACAAGGTTTACAGGAAACGATAAACTGGTTTTCAGATAAAGAAAACCTAAAAAAATATAAAGCAGATATTTACAATGTATAATCACATCATTAACTTTATCCGTGAAACATTTCATCAACCGGAAGGAGTTGTGCCTTTGCATGCACCCTGTTTTATCGGTAATGAAAAAAAGTATCTCAACGAATGTATCGATTCGACATTTGTATCGAGTGTGGGGAAGTTTGTCGACCGTTTTGAAGAAATGGTAGCGGAGTACACAGGTGCTAAACGGGCCGTTGTTTGCGTAAACGGAACGAATGCACTCCATATGGCTATGCTGCTGGTCGGAGTAGAACACGGAGATGAAGTGCTTACCCAACCGTTAACGTTTATTGCTACGGCCAATGCTTTAAGTTATATCGGTGCTCATGCTGTTTTCCTGGATGTAGACCGGGATACAATGGGCTTATCTCCTGCAAAAATGCGCAAGTGGCTTCAGGAAAATGCAGAAATCCGGTGTAGCGAATGTTTCAATAAAACTACAGGCCGGAAAATAAAAGCCTGTGTACCGATGCATACTTTCGGGCATGCAGTGCATCTGGAGGAATTAGCAGAATTATGCCGTGAATATCATATCGAGCTGGTGGAAGATGCCGCGGAAAGTATGGGCAGTTTTTACAAGGGGCGGCATACCGGAACATTCGGCAAGGTAGGTGCTGTCAGTTTCAACGGCAACAAAACCATTACGACAGGCGGTGGAGGGATGCTGTTGTTTATGGATGAGGAGTTAGGGAAACAGGCCAAGCATTTGACGACACAAGCCAAGGTTCCTCACCGCTGGGAATTCGTACACGATTGTGTCGGATACAATTACCGGATGCCGAATATCAATGCAGCCCTGGGATGTGCCCAGATGGAGCATTTACAGGAATTCGTGGATAATAAACGGGAACTGGCCTGGAAATACGCGACTTATTTTGAAGGAACGGATATTCAGTTTTTCACGGAACCCCGGGATTGTACATCCAATTATTGGCTGAATGTGGTTTTACTGAAAGATAAAGAAGCCCGCAACCGTTTCCTGGAAGAAACCAACGATGCGGGAATTATGACCCGTCCGGTATGGCAGTTGATGAACCGTTTACCCATGTTTAAAGATTGTGAGTGTGGAGATCTGAGTAATGCCGAATGGCTGGAAGCGAGGATCGTGAATATTCCGAGTTCTGTAAGATTGTCATGAAACAACAGGAGTTAATATTAGTCGGCGGGGGAGGGCATTGCAAATCAGTCATCGAAGTGGCAGAAAGTGCCGGAATACGAATTGCCGGAATACTGGATACGAGGGAAAACGTGGGAAAGAAAGTATTGGGATACGATATTATCGGTACAGACGACGCAATAGCGGAATGGGTAAATAAAGCAGAGTTTATCGTCACGGTAGGCCACATCAAAAATGCCGCTCTCCGGGTCGGATTACACGAAAAAATTGCCTCTGCCGGAGGACGCTTTGCCACTTTGATTGCTTCGACCGCACATGTATCGAAATATGCTATTATCAGGGAAGGTACGGTGATCATGCATCAGGCTTTAGTAAATGCAGATGCAAAAATTGGTAAAGGTTGTATTATCAACACTTTTGCCAATATAGAACACGATGCGGTTATTGGAGATTATTGTCATATTTCTACCGGGGCTATGGTAAACGGGAATTGTGTGGTAGGCCAAAAAACTTTTTTAGGCAGTCAATCTGTGATAGTAAACGGTGTTTCTGTTGTAGAGGGGTGTGTAATCGCCGCAGGAACCATGGTTAGAAAAAATATTCTCCGGAAAGGAGTGTATTCGGATAATCCAGCTATGTTAAAAATAAAGCTATAATGTGCAGGACATTAATTATTGCCGAAGCTGGAGTGAATCATAACGGTTCGACGGAGCTGGCCAAACAATTGATCGATGCCGCGGCATCAGCCGGGGTGGATTATGTAAAATTCCAGACGTTTAAAACAGAGCGACTGGTTTCGCATCAGGCCCGGAAGGCCGAGTACCAGAGAAAAAACCGGGAAGATGCGGACGATTCGCAATTCAGTATGTTGAAAAAACTGGAATTAAGTCCAGAACAACATTTTGAATTAATGGGGTATTGCCGGGAAAAGAAGGTACGTTTTTTTTCAACGGCTTTTGATTTGGAGAGTATCGATTTTCTGAGCGACTTGAGATTGGGTATGTGGAAGATTCCTTCCGGGGAAATAACCAACTATCCTTATTTAAGGAAAATTGCCCGGAAAGGCGAGCCAGTCATCCTTTCGACAGGGATGAGCAATTTGAAGGATATAGCGGATGCAATAGCTGTACTCGAAAAATACGGAACCTCCCGGGAGTACATCACCATTTTGCATTGCAATACAGAGTATCCGACTCCTCTGGCAGATGTGAACTTACGGGCCATGCAAACGATAAAGGAGACTTTCGGCGTAAAGGTCGGCTATTCCGATCATACGATCGGAATAGAGGTCCCTATCGCAGCTGTCGCTCTCGGAGCAAAAGTGATTGAAAAGCATTTCACTCTAAGCCGGACTCTGGAAGGTCCCGATCATCAGGCATCACTGGAACCTCAGGAACTCAAAGCAATGGTAGATGCTATCCGGAATGTGGAAAAGGCTTTGGGCGACGGGGTTAAGCAAATGACGGACTCTGAAATGAAAAACAGACCGGTAGCCCGGAAGAGCATCGTTGCTTCCGCATGTATCAGGAAAGGTGAGAAATTCACGGAGGATAACCTTGCCGTGAAACGTCCGGGCAACGGAATCTCTCCTATGGAGTGGGAAAATATACTGGGCCGGTGTGCTTCCAAAGATTTTCAGGCGGACGATTTAATCGAATTATGAGGAAAATTTGTATTGTTACAGGTTCCCGGGCAGAATGGGGATTGTTAAGCAGACTGGCACGGATGATCGGGAATGATCCGCAACTGGAACTGCAAATCATCGCAACCAATATGCACTTATCCCCGGAATTCGGCTTAACTTACCGGGAGATTGAAAAAGACGGATTTACCATCGACAAGAAGGTAGAAATGCTATTGTCTTCCGATACCGCCAATGCGACTGGCAAATCCGTCGGACTTGCGACGATCGGTTTTGCCGATGCTTATGAAGATTTAAAGCCCGACTTGCTAGTTGTGTTGGGAGACCGATATGAATTACTTGCTGCATTAACAGCCGCTTTATTTTATAAGATTCCGATAGCCCATCTGCATGGAGGAGAAATTACCGAGGGTGCTTATGACGATTCGATCCGGCACGCTATCACCAAAATGAGCCATTTGCACTTTACTTCTACAGAAGAATACCGCCGGCGGGTGATTCAATTGGGGGAAGATCCGGAACGGGTATTTAATGTAGGAGCAATCGGTATCGATAACATCCGGCATATGCAGTTACTGAAAAAGGAGGAACTGGAAAAAAGCCTACATTTTTCTCTGACTGAAAAAACGGTACTAGTCACTTACCATCCAGTTACTTTAGAGACTATTTCTGCAGAAGAGCAAATCGACAATCTGCTGGAGGCTTTGGAAACTTTCCCGAATTTAAATGTTATTTTTACACTTCCCAATTCAGATACCGACGGCCGCATTATTATCCGGAAGATAAATGATTTTGTCAAAGTAAATTCCCGGCGTAGCATCGCTTTCCCCTCTTTGGGACAACTACGCTACTTCTCAGTATTACAATATATACATGCTGTTATCGGCAATTCTTCCAGCGGTATACTGGAAGTACCTTCTTTCGGAAAATTTACTTTAGATATCGGCGAACGGCAAAAAGGACGTCTCCGGGCAGACAGTATTTTCCATTGCGGAACCGGAAAAAATGAAATAGAGAACGGTATCAAAGAGATACTGGAGCTCTCCCTTTCCCCGGAACGATCTGTGGGCACCAATCCTTACGACAAACCAGAAACAGCCTTCCATATCTTCCATACACTGAAAACTTTTCCATTGACAAATATTGTTTGTAAACACTTTTACAACTTACCATAATGATGAATTTCTCCCATTATCTGATCCGTTCCAATCAGTCTGTAAAAGAGGCTTTAATCGCATTGAACCGGCTGTCTGCTGACACCTTAACCCTGTTTGTCGTCGACCCGGAAGGGAAAATGACCGGGACCGTAACGGACGGGGATATCCGGCGGAAACTCATAGACGGAATTTGCCTGAACGACCCGATATATCAGGCCATGAATCCTGATTTTTATTATCTGAATGAAAAAGAAATCGATATCGAAAAGGTGAAAATCATTAAGAATAAAGGGATTGCTCTGCTACCGGTACTTTCATCGGATCGCCGGATCATAAAGGTTCTGAATCTGAAAAAAAAGAAATCGGTACTTCCTCTGGATGCGGTAATCATGGCGGGCGGTAAAGGAGAACGCCTACGTCCCCTGACGGAAAAAACACCGAAACCGCTTTTAAAAGTAGGGGAAAAATGTATTATCGACTATAATATCGATAATTTACTGACCCACGGCATCGAACACATTTACGTTACTGTAAACTATTTGGGAGAACAACTGGAAAAACATTTCGAACAGGAACGAGACGGGATAAAAATCCGATGTATAAAAGAGCCTTGTTTTTTAGGAACAATCGGCTCTGTCAAGTTTATCCCTTCCTTTTGTAACGACACGGTATTGATTATGAATTCCGATTTGTTCACCAATATCAATCTGGAAGATTTTTACCTGCACTTTCAAAAAAATAATGCGGATATGGCCGTTGCTGCCATCCCTTATTCTATCTCCGTACCTTACGGCATTTTCAAACTGGAAGAAAGGGAAATTAAAGGAGTTCTGGAAAAACCGACTTACAATTACTACGCTAATTCAGGTATTTATCTGATAAAAAGAAAATTGTTGGAAATGATTCCGGAAAATACGTTTTACAATGCCACTGACTTTATGGAAAAGCTCATTGCCGGAGGCTTCCGGGTCATTCGTTTTCCTCTAGTAGGTTATTGGATTGATATCGGTAAACCGGAGGATTACAGGAAAGCCCAGGATTTTGCAAAACATTTATGATTATGAATAAGATATTGACTGTTATCCCTGCCCGGGGCGGAAGTAAAGGGTTACCCGGGAAAAATATAAGGCCTCTATACGGAAAACCTTTGATCGGTTACAGCATCGATGCAGCCAGGGAAGTGCTGGAAGATAAAGATATCTGTGTTTCGACCGATTCTCCGGAAATCGCAAAAGTCGTAGAAGAATATGGCCTGCAAATTCCCTTTTTACGTCCTGAATATTTAGCTACAGACACAGCTACGACGGCGGATGTATTGTTACATGCCATCGAATTTTTCCAAAGACAAGGTAAGAATTACGATCTTCTGTTATTATTACAGCCTACTTCACCTTTTCGCAACGGGACCCACATCCGGGAAGCTCTCGCCCTCTACCGCCCGGGTATAGAAATGATCGTGTCCGTCAAACGCTCTCATGCCGCCCATGTAATTTGCTGCGAAAACAGGGAAGGCTACCTGACTTTACCTTTAAATCCGCAGGCTTCGAGAAGACAGGAATGCCCCGATTATTACGAATATAACGGAGCCATTTATGTAATTGATATTGCTTCTTTTTTAAGCCGGAAGAGCCTCAACTTTGAAAGAAAAGTAAAATACGTGATGGACGAATACGCTTCCGTCGATATCGATCATCAGGAGGATCTTCTGTATGCTGAATTCTTAATGAATCAAAGGGTCAGTTAATTTGGTACGTATGTCTTCCTGGATTTCCCGCATTCCGAACTCTCCTTCTTTATGGTATGTGTTTTTACGTTATATCACCTATGCCATACAGTTTATAAACTCTATCCTTCTGGCCAATTATTTAGGAGTGTACGGTTTTGGTATCTATGGCTTTATACTTCTTTTACAGCAATATTTATCTTATACAAATCTGGGAATCAATGAATCTTTAAATACGGATTTCGCGTTAAAAAAACACAGTCGTTTCCTGCCCTCGTTAATCTGGGACTGTGCCTGGAGCATTAATCTCCTGCTCATTCTGTTGGTATTTTTAGCAGGAATCGTTTTATTGGTATGTTGGCCGGGTATGTTTCAAAAATACGAATACTCCAGCTATGCGCTGCTTTTGCTGGGAGCAAATGCATTTATGAATGCCAATAAGCTTTACATCACTTTTTATAAGCTTTACGGCAGAATGCAGAAGATCAATTTCCAGCAATTTATGCCTAATGCACTTCTGTTATTGCTTACCCTGATTTACAAAGAAAGGATAACCGTTGTAACGATTGTCTGGGCTTTATTGATAGGAAATATTATTCCGTTTATTTGGTTCAGGATAGGTCTTCCTTTACGATTTCATTTCCGTTTACACCGCATTATTACCCTTCGGCTTCTGAAAAGAGGGGTCAGCTTACTGTTATACAATCTGAGTTTTTATTTTATACTTGTCGCTGCTTCTTCTATCGTTAGTATTTTTTATACGGTGGAAGAATTAGGAGCTTATTCGTTTTCTAATACACTCAGTAATGCCGTCATAATGGCAGGCGGGGCATTTTTATTTATTTTCTACCCCAAGATGATTTACAAGCTGGGGTTGAAAGATAAAGCGGAGGTTCAGGCATTTCTGAAACGTATCCGGTATATCTACATTTTATGTATAGACCTAGTCGCTTTGTTGTCGGTATTACTGATTCCTTTTTTGGTTTATATCGCTCCGGACTATGAAACGACGGTCAATATCTTTAAGATTTTAATCATTGCCAGAATTATTATGAATGCAACTAGCGGCTATGCAACGCTCTTGGTGGCCACCCGTCAGGAGCCGGTACTGATCGTATACGGAATACTTGCCATTGCCATCATTATCGTAAGCGGTTGCTGTATCGGTTTTCTGCATTTAGGAATAGAAAATATCGCCTGGTCTGTCGTCATTGCCTCTTTATGCTACACCTACCTGGTCGTACGGAAAGGAATCCTTCACTTTTCTCCGGCTTCCGTTTACGGTATACTAAAAGAAATCTTCGACAAAGGCAATTTGCTTGCTTTGTTCTGTATCTGTCTGTCCATACTTATAAATAATGCATTCGTTATTCCTTTTATCGGAATTCTTCTGTTTCTATACATCAATAAAACACGTTTGAAAGAGACTTTTTTATCTGTTATGGAAATCATACGCAACAAAAATAGTCTGAATTTTTAACCGATCATTTTATGGAATTTATTATCGGGAACCTTCCCTTCAGTCAAGCTGAAAAATTAGACGATACCCTTTATTATCAGGGGCATTTAGAAAAATACGGGGATTTGTCCATCCTCTCGGAAGGGTACATTTTCGACCCACAGTTTCAGAATATACCCCATTATTGCAGTGCCGGATTAAAAGAAAAAGATGCTTCGGGAATCTATAATATTTTTTGTTACCATGCCCGGACAAAAGAATTGATCTTTAAAAATGATAAAAGAGGAACTCTCCCTGTCTATACCTACCAAAAGGGACAGGAATTCCTGTTTTCGAACAACGTATGGAAGATTGTCGAAATCGTTCAGAACAATACCGGTATACGTTTGGCTGGCTTGAAGGAACAATTATGCCACATTACCGAACTATCCCCCACACTTACTCTTTTCGAAAATATTTTCCGGCAGGAAAGTGCTACTTTATTCATATATAAGCGGGGAAACATTTTCCGGAAAAGATACTGGAATTTCACCTATACGCCCGAGGGTAGTCTAAAGCCTGAAACGGCTATCGAAGAGCTGGATGCTTCCTTGAAATCCTATTTTTCTTTTATCCATCGCGAAAACGGTGAAAAAATAATGGGGTTCGGTAATAGCGGAGGACTCGACTCCCGACTGATTGCCCATTATGCGCTCCAGGAAAAGATTCCAACCGAAGCCTTCATTATTGCCCGGTTAAAACCTCACGGCATACTGAAAGCAACTTCTCCTTATATATCTGAAAAAATTGCCAGACTCTACGATTTTAACTCGAGGATAATAGAATATTCTTCAGATAAGCTGAAAGAACATTTTCTACTGGATATCAGAAATGCTCC
It encodes the following:
- a CDS encoding NAD-dependent 4,6-dehydratase LegB, with amino-acid sequence MQKVLVTGGDGFIGSHLTEMLLEQGYAVRALSYYNSFNYWGWLDSMEHPHLEVITGDVRDPHFCKHITQGIDVIFHLAALIAIPYSYIAPDSYVDTNIKGTLNICQAAKENGVKRVLVTSTSEVYGTAQYVPIDEKHPKQPQSPYSATKIGADAMAMSFYNAFELPVVIVRPFNTYGPRQSARAIIPTIITQIANGKKEILLGDLTPTRDFNFVKDTCKGFIELSQCDAAIGQEVNVCSNFEISMRDTLELIAKLMNSDVKFIEDEQRLRPKNSEVFRLWGDNSKIKSLTGFCPKYSIEQGLQETINWFSDKENLKKYKADIYNV
- the neuC gene encoding UDP-N-acetylglucosamine 2-epimerase; protein product: MRKICIVTGSRAEWGLLSRLARMIGNDPQLELQIIATNMHLSPEFGLTYREIEKDGFTIDKKVEMLLSSDTANATGKSVGLATIGFADAYEDLKPDLLVVLGDRYELLAALTAALFYKIPIAHLHGGEITEGAYDDSIRHAITKMSHLHFTSTEEYRRRVIQLGEDPERVFNVGAIGIDNIRHMQLLKKEELEKSLHFSLTEKTVLVTYHPVTLETISAEEQIDNLLEALETFPNLNVIFTLPNSDTDGRIIIRKINDFVKVNSRRSIAFPSLGQLRYFSVLQYIHAVIGNSSSGILEVPSFGKFTLDIGERQKGRLRADSIFHCGTGKNEIENGIKEILELSLSPERSVGTNPYDKPETAFHIFHTLKTFPLTNIVCKHFYNLP
- a CDS encoding LegC family aminotransferase, with the protein product MYNHIINFIRETFHQPEGVVPLHAPCFIGNEKKYLNECIDSTFVSSVGKFVDRFEEMVAEYTGAKRAVVCVNGTNALHMAMLLVGVEHGDEVLTQPLTFIATANALSYIGAHAVFLDVDRDTMGLSPAKMRKWLQENAEIRCSECFNKTTGRKIKACVPMHTFGHAVHLEELAELCREYHIELVEDAAESMGSFYKGRHTGTFGKVGAVSFNGNKTITTGGGGMLLFMDEELGKQAKHLTTQAKVPHRWEFVHDCVGYNYRMPNINAALGCAQMEHLQEFVDNKRELAWKYATYFEGTDIQFFTEPRDCTSNYWLNVVLLKDKEARNRFLEETNDAGIMTRPVWQLMNRLPMFKDCECGDLSNAEWLEARIVNIPSSVRLS
- a CDS encoding cytidylyltransferase domain-containing protein codes for the protein MNKILTVIPARGGSKGLPGKNIRPLYGKPLIGYSIDAAREVLEDKDICVSTDSPEIAKVVEEYGLQIPFLRPEYLATDTATTADVLLHAIEFFQRQGKNYDLLLLLQPTSPFRNGTHIREALALYRPGIEMIVSVKRSHAAHVICCENREGYLTLPLNPQASRRQECPDYYEYNGAIYVIDIASFLSRKSLNFERKVKYVMDEYASVDIDHQEDLLYAEFLMNQRVS
- a CDS encoding nucleotidyltransferase family protein — its product is MMNFSHYLIRSNQSVKEALIALNRLSADTLTLFVVDPEGKMTGTVTDGDIRRKLIDGICLNDPIYQAMNPDFYYLNEKEIDIEKVKIIKNKGIALLPVLSSDRRIIKVLNLKKKKSVLPLDAVIMAGGKGERLRPLTEKTPKPLLKVGEKCIIDYNIDNLLTHGIEHIYVTVNYLGEQLEKHFEQERDGIKIRCIKEPCFLGTIGSVKFIPSFCNDTVLIMNSDLFTNINLEDFYLHFQKNNADMAVAAIPYSISVPYGIFKLEEREIKGVLEKPTYNYYANSGIYLIKRKLLEMIPENTFYNATDFMEKLIAGGFRVIRFPLVGYWIDIGKPEDYRKAQDFAKHL
- a CDS encoding acetyltransferase, which produces MKQQELILVGGGGHCKSVIEVAESAGIRIAGILDTRENVGKKVLGYDIIGTDDAIAEWVNKAEFIVTVGHIKNAALRVGLHEKIASAGGRFATLIASTAHVSKYAIIREGTVIMHQALVNADAKIGKGCIINTFANIEHDAVIGDYCHISTGAMVNGNCVVGQKTFLGSQSVIVNGVSVVEGCVIAAGTMVRKNILRKGVYSDNPAMLKIKL
- a CDS encoding lipopolysaccharide biosynthesis protein, which encodes MSSWISRIPNSPSLWYVFLRYITYAIQFINSILLANYLGVYGFGIYGFILLLQQYLSYTNLGINESLNTDFALKKHSRFLPSLIWDCAWSINLLLILLVFLAGIVLLVCWPGMFQKYEYSSYALLLLGANAFMNANKLYITFYKLYGRMQKINFQQFMPNALLLLLTLIYKERITVVTIVWALLIGNIIPFIWFRIGLPLRFHFRLHRIITLRLLKRGVSLLLYNLSFYFILVAASSIVSIFYTVEELGAYSFSNTLSNAVIMAGGAFLFIFYPKMIYKLGLKDKAEVQAFLKRIRYIYILCIDLVALLSVLLIPFLVYIAPDYETTVNIFKILIIARIIMNATSGYATLLVATRQEPVLIVYGILAIAIIIVSGCCIGFLHLGIENIAWSVVIASLCYTYLVVRKGILHFSPASVYGILKEIFDKGNLLALFCICLSILINNAFVIPFIGILLFLYINKTRLKETFLSVMEIIRNKNSLNF
- the neuB gene encoding N-acetylneuraminate synthase, with amino-acid sequence MCRTLIIAEAGVNHNGSTELAKQLIDAAASAGVDYVKFQTFKTERLVSHQARKAEYQRKNREDADDSQFSMLKKLELSPEQHFELMGYCREKKVRFFSTAFDLESIDFLSDLRLGMWKIPSGEITNYPYLRKIARKGEPVILSTGMSNLKDIADAIAVLEKYGTSREYITILHCNTEYPTPLADVNLRAMQTIKETFGVKVGYSDHTIGIEVPIAAVALGAKVIEKHFTLSRTLEGPDHQASLEPQELKAMVDAIRNVEKALGDGVKQMTDSEMKNRPVARKSIVASACIRKGEKFTEDNLAVKRPGNGISPMEWENILGRCASKDFQADDLIEL